One Dictyoglomus thermophilum H-6-12 DNA window includes the following coding sequences:
- a CDS encoding ARPP-1 family domain-containing protein gives MKIDKIFSNLEVMKPQSFEDMVVFPLSLKIDNIPYFITLDSALKTRKFLIKEVHTFGEVPVLKVINHLSEQVLILDGEELRGGKQNRVVNTSILVKKNSELVIPVSCTEAHRWHYISDVFEDPDVIPIEIRKGKTESLLRNLLSKGEFKSDQGLIWDMINRYHMDYDVDSETSAIRDVYEKEKDKLKDRLNKFPYIDGQNGILVYVDGRFEGVDIVPLTSAYKELHEKLIKSYIFRRPLKKKNNLFKDENEKIFDEISKIEPLKFKSVGLGWDLRYGDDKYIGSMLVYRNKPIHINFLRRTMYSKAV, from the coding sequence TTGAAGATAGATAAAATCTTTTCAAATTTAGAGGTTATGAAGCCTCAGAGTTTTGAAGATATGGTTGTTTTTCCTTTAAGCCTTAAGATTGATAATATACCTTACTTTATTACTCTTGACTCTGCCCTAAAAACAAGAAAATTCTTAATAAAAGAGGTACATACCTTTGGAGAGGTACCTGTTTTAAAAGTTATAAACCATTTGTCGGAACAAGTTTTAATTTTAGATGGAGAAGAGCTTAGAGGTGGTAAACAGAATAGGGTAGTAAATACTTCCATTCTTGTTAAGAAGAATAGTGAGTTAGTTATTCCTGTAAGTTGTACGGAGGCTCACAGATGGCATTATATTTCCGATGTTTTTGAAGATCCAGATGTAATTCCTATAGAAATTAGAAAGGGAAAGACTGAGAGTTTATTGAGAAATTTACTTTCGAAGGGTGAATTTAAATCAGATCAAGGTTTGATTTGGGATATGATAAATAGGTATCACATGGATTATGATGTCGATTCAGAAACTTCTGCCATAAGAGATGTATATGAAAAAGAGAAAGATAAATTAAAGGATAGACTTAATAAATTCCCCTATATTGATGGGCAAAATGGTATCCTGGTTTATGTGGATGGAAGGTTTGAGGGAGTGGATATAGTGCCCCTTACTTCTGCTTATAAAGAACTGCATGAAAAATTAATAAAAAGCTATATTTTTAGACGTCCTTTAAAGAAAAAGAATAATCTTTTTAAGGATGAAAATGAAAAAATATTTGATGAGATAAGTAAGATTGAGCCATTGAAGTTTAAATCTGTAGGGCTTGGATGGGATCTTCGTTATGGCGATGATAAATATATAGGTTCAATGCTGGTTTATAGAAACAAGCCTATACACATTAACTTTTTAAGAAGGACTATGTATTCCAAGGCCGTTTGA
- a CDS encoding aminotransferase class IV → MERKEYIYNFGLIPYETLYFENNNIHLVPEHYRRMKRAFKILNLPFLITLEKFEEHLKEYLAKIKKPFGALRIYFKEDKPIIKEKEIKYNKEIYNKGLSIKISKVKKHSNNILNYIKTFNMGINVIEEERAQRMGFDTCLFLNEKEFITETAFGNIFFRREKNIYTPHIQNGLLPGTMRKKVIETTKILGYKIHISFLKIEDIKHMEECFITTSIAGAFPVNNIENINFPSREFSLKLTEFEIFKRPWNT, encoded by the coding sequence TTGGAAAGAAAAGAATACATATACAATTTCGGCTTAATTCCCTATGAAACACTATACTTTGAGAATAACAATATACATCTTGTACCTGAGCATTATAGAAGAATGAAGAGAGCCTTTAAAATATTGAATCTTCCTTTTTTAATAACCCTAGAAAAGTTTGAAGAACATCTAAAAGAGTATTTAGCAAAAATAAAAAAGCCTTTTGGAGCGCTAAGAATATACTTTAAAGAGGATAAACCTATCATAAAAGAGAAAGAAATAAAGTATAACAAAGAGATATATAATAAGGGACTTTCTATTAAAATATCAAAAGTCAAAAAACACTCCAATAATATCCTTAATTATATTAAAACCTTTAACATGGGGATAAACGTAATAGAGGAAGAAAGAGCCCAAAGAATGGGTTTTGATACCTGTCTTTTTCTCAACGAGAAAGAGTTTATAACCGAGACTGCTTTTGGAAACATCTTTTTCAGAAGAGAAAAAAATATCTACACTCCCCACATTCAAAATGGGCTTTTACCTGGTACTATGAGAAAAAAAGTGATTGAAACAACTAAAATTTTAGGCTACAAAATACACATATCCTTCCTAAAAATAGAAGATATAAAACATATGGAAGAATGCTTCATAACCACAAGCATAGCTGGAGCATTCCCTGTAAACAATATAGAAAATATAAATTTTCCTTCTAGAGAATTCTCTTTAAAATTGACAGAATTTGAAATCTTCAAACGGCCTTGGAATACATAG
- the pabB gene encoding aminodeoxychorismate synthase component I — protein sequence MIELDLRKEKFFIEPFSLYFLLKEDYSILLESNYFHKNFGRYSFIFLSPKEILICRDNDDAEDFLNKLSAEIEKKKKKNEDLIFNGGFVGFLSYDFGVDLYKIPRKKNPLNHKAFFGYYENFIIFDHLEKKILIPSEIYKDLKEIINSLKSSSYKDYKFKEHIVYNFFTNFKKDEYIEAIRKIKNYIYEGDVYQVNLSQRFYFNGKFDPYYIYYKLRKKNYGAFHAFIKLKDSYIISTSPELFLYKKKNKIITRPIKGTIKRAQNREEDKKNKRILMNDTKCRSELLMIVDLERNDFAKICIPESIHVKKLFEIESYSSVFHLVSTIEGSLKKDIEFKDIIKATFPGGSITGAPKLNAIKIIEELEKDPRGVYTGSIGFISNNLNMAFNIAIRTLIVEKDIAYYNVGGGIVWDSKEEDEYEETLAKGKPLLEVLLSSKNYVTKR from the coding sequence ATGATAGAATTAGATCTTCGTAAGGAAAAATTTTTTATAGAGCCTTTTTCCCTTTATTTCTTATTAAAAGAGGATTACTCTATCCTCCTCGAGAGCAATTATTTTCACAAAAATTTTGGAAGATATTCCTTTATCTTTTTATCTCCAAAGGAAATTCTAATTTGTAGAGATAATGATGATGCAGAAGATTTTTTAAACAAACTTTCCGCAGAAATAGAAAAAAAGAAAAAGAAAAACGAAGATTTAATATTCAATGGGGGCTTTGTAGGTTTTTTATCTTATGATTTTGGAGTAGATCTCTACAAAATACCAAGAAAGAAAAATCCATTAAACCACAAAGCCTTCTTTGGATATTATGAAAATTTTATAATCTTTGACCACCTGGAGAAGAAAATTCTAATACCCTCAGAAATATATAAAGATTTAAAAGAAATAATCAACTCTCTGAAAAGTTCATCTTACAAAGATTATAAATTCAAAGAGCACATAGTATATAACTTCTTTACTAATTTTAAAAAAGATGAATATATAGAAGCTATAAGAAAGATTAAAAACTATATATACGAAGGCGATGTATACCAAGTAAACTTATCTCAGAGATTCTATTTCAATGGAAAATTTGATCCTTACTACATTTATTATAAATTAAGGAAGAAAAACTATGGAGCATTCCATGCCTTTATTAAATTAAAAGATAGTTATATCATCTCCACTTCTCCAGAACTTTTCTTATACAAAAAGAAAAACAAAATAATCACTCGACCTATAAAAGGTACCATAAAAAGAGCCCAAAACAGAGAAGAAGACAAGAAAAACAAACGTATCCTCATGAATGATACAAAGTGCAGATCTGAACTCCTCATGATTGTAGACTTAGAAAGGAATGATTTTGCCAAAATTTGTATTCCAGAATCTATCCACGTTAAAAAGCTCTTTGAGATTGAATCATATTCCTCGGTCTTTCATTTAGTATCCACCATAGAGGGTAGTTTAAAAAAAGACATAGAGTTCAAAGATATAATCAAAGCAACTTTCCCTGGAGGATCCATTACTGGTGCTCCAAAGCTCAATGCCATAAAAATAATTGAAGAGTTAGAAAAAGATCCAAGAGGAGTATATACTGGATCAATAGGTTTTATTAGTAATAATCTTAATATGGCCTTTAATATAGCTATAAGAACATTAATAGTAGAAAAAGATATAGCCTATTATAATGTGGGTGGAGGCATTGTATGGGATTCTAAGGAAGAAGACGAATACGAAGAGACCTTAGCCAAGGGAAAACCCTTACTTGAAGTACTTCTTTCCTCTAAAAATTATGTAACAAAGAGGTGA
- a CDS encoding anthranilate synthase component II, which translates to MLLIVDNFDSFTYNLYNYFQRLKIKTLVKNRDKINISYISKLNPDYIVLSPGPGRPTDDHILLEIIDVFKNTKKILGVCLGHQAIGVYFGLKLVKAQKPMHGMIDEIIHDEKGVFKNIKNPLKVVRYHSLVLEKDKEGDNIEITAYTKNKEIMGIRHKFYKIEGVQFHPESIGTEDGIRLLKNFLEI; encoded by the coding sequence TTGCTACTTATTGTTGACAACTTCGACTCCTTTACTTACAACTTGTACAATTACTTTCAAAGATTAAAAATAAAAACCCTTGTTAAAAACAGAGACAAAATCAATATTTCTTATATAAGTAAATTAAATCCAGACTACATAGTACTTTCCCCTGGACCTGGAAGACCAACCGATGATCATATCCTTCTTGAGATAATAGATGTGTTTAAAAATACAAAAAAGATCTTGGGAGTTTGTTTAGGACACCAGGCAATTGGAGTATATTTTGGGTTAAAATTAGTAAAAGCTCAAAAACCTATGCATGGAATGATCGATGAGATAATTCATGATGAAAAAGGTGTTTTCAAAAATATCAAAAATCCTCTTAAAGTAGTAAGATATCACTCTCTTGTTCTCGAGAAAGATAAAGAAGGTGATAATATAGAAATAACAGCCTATACTAAAAACAAAGAGATCATGGGAATAAGGCATAAATTTTATAAAATAGAAGGAGTACAATTTCATCCTGAGTCCATAGGAACGGAGGATGGAATAAGATTATTAAAGAACTTTTTAGAGATATGA
- a CDS encoding flavodoxin family protein, whose translation MPKVLILYDSVTGNTKKMAEEVAKGVQEVEGVEVVIKHVDEAVPEDLLNFDGIIVGSPAYCGTLTWKLKKFFDESVRVAWGKVKGKIGAAFASSGGLGGGNEATLYSILTVLMNYGYLVFGLPDYSAPGVTAHYGAVSVGYPKEAEQKACRMLGRHMAEYVKKFCKGE comes from the coding sequence ATGCCTAAGGTTCTAATTTTATACGATAGTGTAACAGGAAATACAAAAAAGATGGCAGAAGAAGTTGCCAAAGGAGTACAAGAAGTGGAAGGAGTAGAAGTAGTAATCAAGCATGTAGATGAAGCTGTTCCAGAGGATCTTTTAAATTTTGATGGTATTATTGTAGGATCTCCAGCCTACTGTGGGACTCTTACCTGGAAATTAAAAAAGTTTTTTGATGAGAGTGTTAGAGTTGCTTGGGGTAAGGTAAAGGGTAAAATTGGTGCTGCTTTTGCATCATCAGGAGGCCTTGGAGGAGGTAATGAAGCCACTCTTTACTCCATATTGACTGTACTTATGAATTATGGGTATTTAGTTTTTGGACTTCCCGATTATTCTGCCCCTGGAGTTACTGCCCACTATGGAGCTGTCTCCGTAGGCTATCCTAAAGAGGCAGAACAAAAAGCCTGTAGAATGCTTGGAAGACATATGGCAGAATACGTTAAAAAATTTTGCAAAGGAGAGTAA
- a CDS encoding ABC transporter substrate-binding protein, with protein sequence MKYKRLLISIFLVLFLINLGGGLFASSTKVKITFMSTKGEINQQLEEVFKNFSKDYPNITVELIPVGAGQSPFEKLSTMYASGNAPTIAMIDPNDVEKFKDNFLDLSNEKWTKDALKGVLDDVTFEGKVYAFPFALEGYGLIYNKQLIEKAVGKFDPNTIRTRFSLERLFKNLEAKKVTPVVISPLDWSLGAHFITIAYATQSRDYGAVKKFIADLRAGKVDLVNNKVFNDLLDTFDMLRKYNYLKDSPLAGTYEQGAQLLAQDKVAFWFMGNWAWPLIEEVNPKNRDYGFVPVPLDNNPNNFFNRSIVALPTKMLCIDTKNNSKEQQEAAKTLLNWFVYNENGQKNWVYGLNIIAPFSNVKITPNDPLAKSIVEYAKAGRTFKIPYAILPSDHWPIIGAYMQKYLAGRMDRKQLLTEIMNYWTKAK encoded by the coding sequence GTGAAGTATAAAAGGTTATTGATATCCATATTTCTGGTACTGTTTTTAATTAACCTAGGTGGTGGACTATTTGCAAGCTCTACAAAAGTTAAGATCACATTTATGAGTACAAAGGGAGAAATAAACCAACAACTAGAGGAGGTTTTTAAAAACTTCTCTAAAGACTATCCTAACATAACGGTAGAGCTAATACCTGTTGGGGCAGGACAATCGCCCTTTGAAAAACTTTCAACTATGTATGCTTCTGGTAATGCGCCAACCATAGCCATGATTGATCCAAACGATGTTGAAAAATTTAAGGATAACTTCCTAGATTTATCCAATGAAAAGTGGACAAAAGATGCACTTAAGGGAGTATTAGATGATGTAACATTCGAAGGAAAGGTATATGCTTTTCCTTTTGCATTAGAAGGATATGGGCTCATCTATAATAAACAATTGATAGAGAAAGCAGTAGGAAAATTTGATCCTAATACAATAAGAACGAGATTTAGTTTAGAGAGGTTGTTTAAGAACTTAGAAGCAAAGAAAGTTACTCCAGTTGTTATTTCTCCATTAGATTGGTCATTAGGAGCACATTTTATAACAATTGCTTATGCTACTCAATCTAGAGATTACGGGGCAGTTAAAAAGTTTATAGCTGATCTGAGAGCAGGGAAAGTGGATTTAGTTAATAATAAGGTCTTTAATGATTTATTGGATACGTTTGATATGCTTAGGAAGTATAACTACCTCAAGGATTCACCTTTAGCTGGAACATATGAACAAGGTGCCCAATTATTAGCTCAAGACAAAGTAGCGTTTTGGTTTATGGGTAATTGGGCATGGCCTCTAATTGAGGAGGTAAACCCTAAAAATAGAGATTATGGATTTGTCCCCGTTCCCCTTGATAATAATCCAAATAACTTCTTTAATAGATCTATAGTAGCATTGCCTACAAAAATGCTTTGTATTGATACAAAGAATAATTCAAAGGAACAACAAGAAGCAGCTAAGACTCTATTGAACTGGTTTGTATATAATGAGAATGGGCAAAAGAATTGGGTTTATGGTTTGAACATAATAGCTCCATTTAGTAACGTCAAAATTACTCCTAATGACCCTCTTGCAAAATCTATCGTTGAGTATGCAAAAGCAGGAAGAACCTTTAAAATACCATATGCTATATTGCCATCTGATCATTGGCCTATTATAGGAGCATATATGCAGAAGTATCTTGCAGGTAGGATGGATCGTAAACAGTTATTAACTGAGATTATGAACTATTGGACTAAAGCAAAATAA
- a CDS encoding carbohydrate ABC transporter permease, producing MSSYFSKTKLFVVFCGISIIAFLTVVIVPFIYGIYLTFTNWDGIHKKYEFIGFSNYIGLLKDQVFKNSFLLTLKYVFFTVIFTNLIAFLLAYLLTSGIKGQSIFRVIFFTPNLIGGIILGFIWQFIFHNALPYLGRHLGISLISESWLATPEKAFWALVLVTVWQYSGYMMMIYIAGLVSIPQDLIEAAIIDGANKFKVLTKIIMPLMAPSFTVCLFLSLQRSFMVYDLNLALTKGGPFKSTELISMHIYNEAFLSQNYGIGQAKAFVLFITVAIITLIQVYLSKKAEVEL from the coding sequence GTGAGCAGCTACTTTTCAAAAACTAAACTTTTTGTGGTATTTTGTGGTATTTCAATAATAGCTTTTCTAACTGTAGTAATAGTTCCATTTATTTATGGTATTTATCTCACTTTTACAAACTGGGATGGGATTCACAAAAAGTATGAGTTTATAGGGTTCTCGAACTATATTGGTTTACTTAAAGATCAAGTTTTTAAAAATTCATTTCTTTTGACTCTAAAGTATGTCTTTTTCACAGTTATTTTTACTAATCTAATAGCGTTCCTCTTAGCTTATTTACTAACTAGCGGAATAAAGGGACAAAGTATATTTAGAGTTATTTTCTTTACTCCTAACTTAATAGGAGGTATTATATTAGGTTTTATTTGGCAATTCATTTTTCATAACGCTTTGCCTTACTTGGGAAGACATTTAGGTATAAGTCTAATTTCTGAGTCTTGGTTAGCTACTCCTGAAAAGGCTTTTTGGGCCTTAGTACTAGTGACAGTATGGCAATATTCAGGATACATGATGATGATATATATAGCAGGTTTAGTAAGCATACCTCAGGATTTGATAGAAGCTGCAATAATAGATGGGGCTAATAAATTCAAGGTTTTGACCAAAATAATAATGCCCTTGATGGCTCCTTCCTTTACAGTATGTCTATTTTTGTCTCTTCAAAGAAGCTTCATGGTTTATGATCTTAATTTAGCATTGACTAAGGGTGGACCTTTTAAGAGCACAGAACTTATTTCTATGCATATTTACAATGAGGCATTTTTGTCGCAGAACTATGGTATAGGACAAGCTAAAGCTTTTGTGTTGTTTATAACTGTAGCGATTATAACTTTGATTCAGGTTTATTTAAGTAAAAAAGCGGAGGTAGAGCTGTAA
- a CDS encoding carbohydrate ABC transporter permease, which translates to MKGNLRVRSIFDVLKFLIILIFSSFYILPFAIVVINSFKKTGEVVLNPLALPKEFKISNYFEAAERMNYFRSFFNTFVITVASIAIIVIFSSMTAYIFARKKWSINKIFFSIMAASMIIPFQSVMIPLVKIYGSLNMLNNMWSLIYMYLGFGTAFAVFLYHGFIKSIPLELEEAALVDGATTFQAFWKIVFPLLKPVTTTLIILDALWIWNDFLLPSLILISAEKRTLQLSTFYFYGTFTSNYGLAMAALVLTVFPIIVVSLFMQKYIIAGIVRGAIR; encoded by the coding sequence ATGAAGGGTAACTTAAGAGTAAGAAGTATTTTTGATGTATTGAAATTTTTAATAATTTTGATTTTTTCCTCTTTTTATATTCTACCTTTCGCTATAGTAGTAATTAATTCCTTTAAAAAGACCGGAGAAGTGGTTTTAAATCCTCTAGCTTTACCAAAAGAGTTTAAAATTAGTAACTACTTTGAGGCAGCTGAGAGAATGAACTACTTTAGGAGTTTTTTTAATACTTTTGTTATCACTGTCGCTAGTATAGCAATAATTGTGATTTTTTCATCTATGACTGCTTATATTTTTGCAAGGAAAAAGTGGTCTATTAACAAGATATTCTTTAGTATTATGGCTGCATCTATGATAATTCCTTTCCAATCAGTTATGATACCTCTTGTTAAAATTTATGGCTCATTAAACATGTTAAACAATATGTGGAGTTTAATATATATGTATTTGGGATTTGGGACTGCATTTGCAGTATTTCTATATCATGGATTTATAAAGAGTATACCCTTGGAGTTAGAAGAAGCAGCACTTGTTGATGGAGCTACCACTTTTCAAGCATTTTGGAAAATTGTGTTCCCTTTGCTAAAACCTGTAACAACAACGCTTATAATATTAGATGCTTTATGGATATGGAATGATTTCTTATTGCCAAGTCTTATTTTGATTTCTGCTGAGAAAAGAACTTTACAGTTGTCAACTTTTTATTTCTATGGAACCTTTACATCTAATTATGGTTTAGCAATGGCTGCTTTGGTATTGACTGTGTTTCCTATTATTGTAGTCTCTCTATTTATGCAAAAATATATTATTGCAGGAATTGTAAGAGGTGCAATTAGATAA
- a CDS encoding glycoside hydrolase family 32 protein, protein MKNSEILRYARYFVSNNRDKVNNKYRLKFHLMGECGWVNDPNGFIFFNGLYHCFFQYNPFEPFWGPTYWGHAVSKDLVKWEHLPIALAPDEEYDKGGCFSGSAIEKDGKIYLMYTGHVEVGSSEYYQTQCIAYSIDGVNFVKYRRNPVISTKDIPENASKRDFRDPKVFKRDDFYYVVIASQSQKGKGQILLYRSSDLFHWEYVNVILRNDNILEGDVWECPDLFRLGEKDVLLFSAQKKEDSKIISSETFYCTGKMDFEKGLFDLYNCEKLDWGKYFYAPQTTIDQQERRLMIAWMDNWNCPFPTQQEHNWAGAFILPRELFLRGDGLSIKPVREIEKYRKNGMIVEKFLSNDSIYLTFDSECLETEVDLFFITPAQIEIELCSNLNASSNNSIKILYNNVSKKLQLIINDLVFSDERQEVKIDLKGDKLNLRFFLDKSSIEIFVNEGEKVLTNRVYPLEKYNTLKINSEGNCKVYLRKWDLEV, encoded by the coding sequence ATGAAAAACTCTGAGATTCTAAGATATGCAAGATATTTTGTTTCCAACAATAGGGATAAGGTGAATAACAAGTATAGATTGAAGTTTCATTTAATGGGTGAGTGTGGTTGGGTAAATGATCCTAATGGGTTTATATTTTTTAATGGTTTATACCATTGTTTTTTTCAATATAATCCTTTTGAGCCTTTTTGGGGACCTACCTATTGGGGACATGCGGTAAGTAAAGATTTGGTTAAATGGGAGCATCTACCTATTGCTTTGGCACCTGATGAGGAATACGACAAGGGAGGGTGTTTTTCGGGAAGTGCTATAGAAAAGGATGGAAAAATATATTTAATGTATACAGGCCATGTTGAAGTTGGATCAAGTGAATATTATCAAACTCAATGTATAGCGTATTCTATAGATGGGGTAAATTTTGTAAAGTATCGTAGAAATCCAGTTATAAGTACAAAGGATATACCTGAGAATGCAAGTAAAAGAGATTTTCGAGATCCTAAGGTTTTTAAAAGAGATGATTTTTATTATGTTGTTATTGCTTCGCAGAGTCAAAAAGGAAAAGGGCAAATTCTTTTATATAGGTCTTCAGATTTGTTTCATTGGGAGTATGTGAATGTAATTCTTAGAAATGATAACATTTTAGAGGGAGATGTGTGGGAATGTCCAGATCTATTCAGATTAGGAGAGAAAGATGTTTTACTTTTTTCTGCTCAAAAGAAAGAGGATAGTAAAATTATAAGCAGTGAAACATTTTATTGCACAGGAAAAATGGATTTTGAAAAAGGCTTATTCGATTTATATAATTGTGAAAAGCTAGACTGGGGTAAGTATTTTTACGCCCCTCAAACCACTATAGACCAGCAAGAGCGTAGATTAATGATTGCATGGATGGATAATTGGAATTGTCCCTTTCCTACCCAACAGGAGCATAACTGGGCAGGAGCTTTTATATTACCTCGTGAGCTATTTTTAAGAGGGGACGGATTAAGTATAAAACCTGTAAGAGAAATAGAAAAGTATAGGAAAAATGGAATGATTGTTGAAAAATTTTTGAGTAATGATTCTATTTATCTAACTTTTGATTCAGAATGTCTTGAGACTGAAGTTGATTTGTTCTTTATAACACCAGCTCAGATTGAAATTGAGCTTTGTTCTAATTTAAATGCCTCCTCAAATAACAGTATAAAAATTTTATACAACAATGTATCTAAAAAACTTCAACTAATTATAAACGACTTGGTTTTTAGTGACGAAAGGCAAGAAGTAAAGATAGACCTAAAAGGAGATAAACTAAATTTAAGATTTTTCTTAGATAAATCTTCCATAGAAATTTTTGTCAATGAAGGAGAGAAAGTTTTAACTAATAGGGTTTATCCCTTAGAAAAATACAACACACTAAAAATAAATTCTGAGGGAAATTGCAAAGTTTATTTAAGAAAGTGGGATCTGGAGGTTTAG
- a CDS encoding LacI family DNA-binding transcriptional regulator, which translates to MPSLKDVAKRAGVSPTTVSRVLNNRGYISEETRRKVYKAMEELNYQPNEIARALFKKRSYFLGLIIPDISHPFFAEITKYIEYYAYLKGYKVLICNSYLDGHKEKEYIKMLKRHQVDGIIMGSHTLNVEDYKSINLPIVALDRYISEDIPCITSDNFTGAIMATKLLIERGCKYLAHISGPLELNTPANDRYYGFLKVVREKGIKHVVVETKLNKFEIEEYQKIIKDLFEKHPQIDGIFASSDLIAATVIRMADRFKKNVPKDLKVVGFDDIGLASLLRPSLTTIRQDKDKMAQKLIEVLIDKIEGKNAESKYILPISLIERESTKIK; encoded by the coding sequence ATGCCTAGCTTAAAGGACGTAGCCAAAAGAGCAGGAGTTAGTCCTACAACAGTTTCAAGAGTTTTAAACAATAGAGGCTACATAAGTGAAGAGACAAGAAGAAAAGTCTACAAAGCAATGGAAGAACTAAATTACCAGCCTAATGAGATCGCAAGAGCCTTGTTTAAAAAAAGATCATATTTTTTAGGGCTTATAATTCCTGATATTTCTCATCCATTTTTTGCCGAAATTACAAAGTACATAGAATATTATGCATATCTGAAGGGATATAAAGTTCTTATCTGCAATTCTTATTTGGATGGTCACAAAGAAAAAGAATATATTAAAATGCTAAAAAGGCATCAAGTTGACGGCATCATAATGGGAAGCCACACCCTCAATGTGGAAGATTATAAAAGTATAAATTTACCCATAGTAGCATTAGATAGATATATTTCTGAGGATATTCCATGTATCACTTCAGACAATTTTACTGGAGCTATAATGGCAACTAAACTCTTAATAGAAAGAGGTTGCAAATATTTAGCGCACATCAGTGGACCTCTGGAACTTAATACTCCAGCTAATGATCGATATTACGGCTTCTTAAAAGTAGTAAGAGAAAAGGGGATCAAACATGTAGTGGTAGAAACAAAACTTAATAAGTTTGAGATTGAAGAGTACCAAAAAATAATTAAAGATCTCTTTGAAAAACATCCTCAAATAGATGGGATTTTTGCAAGTAGTGATCTAATAGCAGCTACAGTTATAAGGATGGCTGACCGTTTCAAAAAAAATGTGCCTAAAGATCTAAAAGTTGTGGGCTTTGATGATATAGGCCTAGCCTCTTTACTTAGGCCATCTCTTACTACTATAAGACAAGATAAAGACAAAATGGCCCAAAAATTAATAGAAGTATTAATAGATAAGATTGAAGGCAAAAATGCAGAATCCAAGTATATACTCCCTATCTCTCTTATAGAAAGAGAATCTACTAAGATAAAGTAA